From the genome of Triticum aestivum cultivar Chinese Spring chromosome 3B, IWGSC CS RefSeq v2.1, whole genome shotgun sequence, one region includes:
- the LOC123071391 gene encoding protein NUCLEAR FUSION DEFECTIVE 4 has protein sequence MVFDAVAGSGGGSPAAAPKGPLRVIFTPWFARQVAVGRWFTVFASFAILTASGATYIFGIYSKTLKSSLGYNQQTLNTISFFKDLGANLGVFSGLINEVTPPWVVLAIGATMNLVGYLMVYLAVDGRTARPPVWLVCLYIFIGANSQSFANTGALVTCVKNFPESRGIVLGILKGFVGLSGAVYTQLYLAFYGDDTKSLILLIAWLPAAISVVFVHTIRIMPYPRRRGGQETSGDPFFCFLYISIALACYLLVMIVVQKQFTFSHGAYSIAAAALLIVLFLPLCVVIKQEYKIYRERELDAALLANDPPPTITVAGDPAQVEMSTGAKAEQQASSEPPPPSSCSFGGCVKNMFRPPARGEDYTILQALVSVDMLVLFVATICGVGGTLTAIDNMGQIGQSLGYPAKSINTFVSLVSIWNYAGRVTSGFASEVLLERYKLPRTLMLTGVLLLACAGHVLIALGVPQSLYVASVIIGFCFGAQWPLVFAIISEVFGLKYYSTLYNFGGMASPVGSYILNVLVAGRLYDAEADKQPGGGFTAGGGRDKVCLGVECFKRSFLIITAATVFGALVSLVLVWRTWSFYKGDIYARFRDGAGGRHDGRLPVDQGRKPEAEESTPVNATAQR, from the coding sequence ATGGTGTTCGACGCGGtcgccggcagcggcggcgggtcgccggcggcggcgccgaagGGTCCGCTCCGCGTCATCTTCACGCCGTGGTTCGCCCGGCAGGTGGCCGTGGGGAGGTGGTTCACGGTGTTCGCGAGCTTCGCGATCCTGACGGCGTCGGGGGCGACCTACATCTTCGGCATCTACTCCAAGACGCTCAAGTCCTCGCTGGGGTACAACCAGCAGACGCTCAACACCATCTCTTTCTTCAAGGACCTCGGCGCCAACCTCGGCGTCTTCTCGGGGCTCATCAACGAGGTCACGCCGCCGTGGGTCGTGCTCGCCATTGGCGCCACCATGAACCTTGTCGGCTACCTCATGGTCTACCTCGCCGTCGACGGCCGCACCGCCCGCCCGCCCGTCTGGCTCGTCTGCCTCTACATCTTCATCGGCGCCAACTCGCAGTCGTTCGCCAACACCGGCGCGCTCGTCACCTGCGTCAAGAACTTCCCGGAGAGCCGCGGCATCGTGCTCGGGATTCTCAAGGGCTTCGTCGGCCTCAGCGGCGCCGTCTACACGCAGCTCTACCTCGCCTTCTACGGCGACGACACCAAGTCGCTCATCCTCCTCATCGCGTGGCTGCCGGCGGCAATCTCCGTCGTGTTCGTGCACACCATACGGATCATGCCGTACCCGCGCCGACGCGGCGGGCAGGAGACCAGCGGCGACCccttcttctgcttcctctacATCTCCATCGCGCTCGCCTGCTACCTGCTCGTCATGATCGTCGTGCAGAAGCAGTTTACCTTCTCCCACGGAGCCTACTCCATCGCCGCCGCAGCGCTCCTGATCGTCCTCTTCCTCCCGCTCTGCGTGGTCATCAAGCAGGAGTACAAGATTTACCGCGAGCGCGAACTGGACGCTGCCCTCCTCGCCAACGACCCGCCGCCAACCATCACGGTGGCTGGCGACCCAGCACAGGTCGAAATGTCCACCGGCGCCAAAGCAGAGCAACAGGCAtcgtcggagccgccgccgccctcttcgTGCTCTTTCGGCGGGTGCGTGAAGAACATGTTCCGGCCGCCGGCGAGGGGGGAGGACTACACGATCCTGCAGGCGCTGGTGAGCGTCGACATGCTGGTGCTGTTCGTGGCGACCATCTGCGGCGTCGGCGGGACGCTGACGGCGATCGACAACATGGGCCAGATCGGGCAGTCGCTGGGGTACCCGGCCAAGAGCATCAACACCTTCGTCTCCCTCGTCAGCATCTGGAACTACGCCGGCCGCGTCACGTCCGGCTTCGCCTCCGAGGTCTTGCTGGAGCGGTACAAGCTGCCCCGCACGCTGATGCTCACCGGCGTGCTCCTGCTCGCCTGCGCCGGCCACGTCCTGATCGCGCTCGGCGTGCCGCAGTCGCTCTACGTGGCGTCCGTGATCATCGGGTTCTGCTTCGGCGCGCAGTGGCCGCTCGTGTTCGCCATTATCTCCGAGGTGTTCGGGCTCAAGTACTACTCCACGCTGTACAACTTCGGCGGCATGGCCAGCCCCGTCGGGTCCTACATCCTGAACGTGCTGGTCGCCGGGAGGCTCTACGACGCCGAGGCCGACAAGCAGCCCGGCGGCGGGTTCACCGCGGGAGGCGGTCGCGACAAGGTGTGCCTGGGGGTGGAGTGCTTCAAGCGGTCGTTCCTGATCATCACGGCGGCCACCGTGTTCGGCGCGCTGGTGTCGCTGGTGCTGGTGTGGAGGACGTGGAGCTTCTACAAGGGGGACATCTACGCGAGGTTCCGCGACGGCGCCGGCGGGAGACACGACGGCCGCCTGCCCGTCGACCAAGGTCGGAAGCCGGAGGCGGAGGAGTCAACCCCGGTCAATGCCACAGCACAAAGGTGA